From a single Candidatus Binatia bacterium genomic region:
- a CDS encoding sulfotransferase: protein MYAPSSRFDEDAILARARSADGLEDFGDEEFREPLRVLLRAYADAPIHDLGAKILEGSVVRSLANRLRANHWFASYPEIAEEVLEAPLVVVGMMRSGTTLIQRLLASDPRHYCTMGWESLEPAPRLGVKPTDVDPRIADADSREQMTREFAAEYFSIHPSYARQAEEEIMFLADAFLSHVPEASCDVPEYRAYIDAQDFAPAYRYLRRMLQLLQWEKKRRGEHRGRWVLKTPAHLGYLDTLIATFPDAQVIHMHRDPVDTIPSGASLNATLWRMHAADVDPAEIGRQWIARMSWTNGRAMAVRNEMSDGATRFTDVRFGAAVEDPIGQIQRIYHRTGIELHDDARDAMATWLEKYAKQTLSKHRYTAEQFGLTEDQIRAAFADYAARFLTAKEKA, encoded by the coding sequence ATGTACGCCCCCTCCAGCCGTTTCGACGAAGACGCGATCCTCGCTCGGGCGCGGTCGGCCGATGGACTCGAGGACTTCGGTGATGAGGAGTTTCGCGAGCCCTTGCGCGTGCTTCTGCGAGCGTACGCGGACGCGCCGATCCACGATCTCGGCGCGAAGATTCTCGAAGGCTCGGTGGTCCGGAGTCTCGCGAATCGGCTCCGCGCGAACCACTGGTTCGCGAGCTATCCCGAGATCGCCGAGGAAGTCCTCGAGGCCCCGCTGGTCGTCGTCGGGATGATGCGGTCGGGGACGACGCTCATTCAGCGGCTTCTCGCGAGCGACCCGCGCCACTACTGCACCATGGGTTGGGAATCCCTCGAGCCGGCGCCACGGCTCGGCGTGAAGCCAACGGATGTGGATCCTCGAATCGCCGACGCGGACTCTCGGGAGCAGATGACGCGCGAGTTCGCAGCGGAGTACTTCTCGATCCATCCGTCGTATGCGCGGCAGGCCGAAGAGGAGATCATGTTCCTCGCCGACGCGTTTCTCTCCCACGTTCCCGAAGCGTCGTGTGACGTGCCGGAGTACCGCGCCTACATCGACGCACAGGATTTCGCTCCGGCGTATCGGTACTTGCGCCGCATGCTGCAGCTTCTCCAGTGGGAGAAGAAGAGACGAGGCGAGCATCGGGGGCGATGGGTGTTGAAGACTCCGGCCCACCTCGGATACCTCGACACACTGATCGCCACGTTCCCCGACGCGCAAGTGATCCACATGCACCGTGATCCAGTAGACACGATTCCTTCCGGAGCGAGCCTCAACGCGACGCTCTGGCGCATGCACGCCGCCGACGTGGACCCGGCGGAGATCGGGCGGCAGTGGATCGCCCGGATGAGTTGGACAAACGGGCGCGCGATGGCCGTGCGCAACGAGATGTCCGACGGGGCGACGCGGTTCACTGACGTTCGGTTCGGCGCCGCGGTTGAGGACCCGATCGGACAGATCCAGCGGATCTACCATCGAACCGGAATCGAGCTCCACGACGACGCGCGCGACGCGATGGCGACGTGGCTCGAAAAATATGCGAAGCAGACGCTTTCGAAGCACCGGTACACCGCCGAACAGTTCGGCCTCACCGAAGACCAGATCCGCGCGGCGTTCGCCGATTACGCGGCACGGTTTCTCACCGCCAAGGAGAAGGCATGA